In Arachis hypogaea cultivar Tifrunner chromosome 2, arahy.Tifrunner.gnm2.J5K5, whole genome shotgun sequence, a genomic segment contains:
- the LOC112721109 gene encoding UPF0481 protein At3g47200-like — protein sequence MSFMIRFFSFFKIFFDSHSCSLSLASCNSSLPLLIKSTWKLLTYSHKTGNIRSEVWLISWSKMTTATTDATDSTLLEMVKHVVIDVDDVEEEFTPDVCMIYTVPSKLRKMDEEEASFTTQWISIGPIHYDTKELKGMQKLKYKYLQDFSKRVSNEEAMKMKEYKSFLESEVQKIRECYAKKFPEISNEELVEIVLLDAVFIVEYFLRDWEFDHRNMLTNYVTKGIQRDLLLLENQLPLYVLEELYNKFVTLTAKGLDFHELTHHYFGSLHLYAEYLKRDNETAHHFVDFVRRCCLPDWSLELFLKQDNLQVSASKLYENGVSFECVGDRKLIDITFETKKPFNGYLLCLGCLQPCFTSLKARLMFPQLKFDNRTVCVLKNLMAFEHYHYPDKPFITNYVSLLDSLVHTKEDVELLVEKGCIFREHVSNEEVVNLVKSLSKHVVSTGKTCYYKVIRELTLHNKSGWKKTMGTVRRVYFRDTWRGSSTIIGIFVLVYTIVSFYRNIHDLISK from the coding sequence GGAACATAAGAAGTGAAGTTTGGTTAATTAGTTGGAGCAAGATGACGACTGCTACCACTGATGCTACTGATTCAACATTATTGGAGATGGTTAAACACGTGGTGATTGATGTTGACGACGTTGAAGAAGAATTTACTCCAGATGTGTGCATGATCTACACAGTTCCTTCCAAACTTAGGAAGATGGATGAAGAAGAAGCTTCTTTCACAACTCAGTGGATCTCAATTGGACCCATTCACTACGACACAAAAGAGCTGAAGGGAATGCAAAAGCTAAAGTATAAGTACTTGCAAGACTTCTCGAAGCGTGTCTCAAACGAGGAAGCCATGAAGATGAAAGAATACAAAAGTTTCCTTGAAAGTGAAGTACAAAAAATAAGGGAGTGTTATGCGAAGAAGTTCCCAGAGATAAGCAATGAGGAATTAGTGGAAATAGTGCTGCTAGATGCTGTGTTCATCGTGGAGTACTTTCTGAGGGATTGGGAATTTGATCATCGAAATATGTTAACAAACTATGTTACAAAAGGCATCCAGAGGGACTTACTGCTTCTTGAGAATCAGCTTCCATTGTATGTGTTGGAGGAACTCTATAATAAATTTGTAACTCTCACAGCTAAAGGTTTAGATTTCCATGAACTTACCCACCATTATTTTGGATCTCTTCATCTGTATGCGGAATATTTAAAAAGGGACAATGAGACAGCTCATCATTTCGTTGATTTTGTTAGGAGGTGTTGTCTTCCCGACTGGAGCTTAGAATTGTTTTTAAAGCAAGACAATTTGCAAGTGAGCGCAAGCAAGTTGTATGAGAATGGAGTAAGTTTTGAGTGCGTTGGTGATAGAAAACTGATTGACATAACATTTGAGACGAAGAAGCCGTTCAACGGCTATTTACTCTGCTTGGGTTGCTTGCAACCATGCTTCACGAGTTTAAAAGCTCGATTGATGTTCCCACAGTTGAAATTTGATAACAGAACAGTATGTGTTCTCAAGAACTTAATGGCCTTTGAGCATTACCATTATCCGGATAAACCTTTTATCACCAACTACGTGTCTCTGTTGGACTCTCTGGTTCACACCAAAGAAGATGTAGAGTTGTTGGTGGAAAAAGGATGCATTTTTCGAGAACACGTGAGTAATGAGGAAGTGGTGAATCTGGTGAAGAGCCTTTCCAAACATGTGGTTTCCACCGGCAAGACATGCTACTATAAAGTCATAAGAGAACTCACACTCCACAATAAGAGTGGCTGGAAAAAGACCATGGGAACAGTTAGGAGGGTGTACTTTCGTGACACTTGGAGAGGCAGTTCCACCATTATAGGCATTTTTGTTCTCGTCTACACCATCGTTAGTTTCTATCGCAATATTCATGATTTAATTTCTAAATAA